The Phyllopteryx taeniolatus isolate TA_2022b chromosome 9, UOR_Ptae_1.2, whole genome shotgun sequence genome contains a region encoding:
- the parapinopsinb gene encoding LOW QUALITY PROTEIN: parapinopsin b (The sequence of the model RefSeq protein was modified relative to this genomic sequence to represent the inferred CDS: deleted 3 bases in 2 codons): MHRSFVTPNSSIFLGPHGEPPVSHAGFILLSVVMALFTGPAIVLNATVIIVSLMHKQLRQPLNYALVNTAVADLGTAMTGGGGFLSVVNNAQGYFSLGRTGCVMEGFAVSLYGIASLCTVAPIAVERMFAICKPLGKMTFQKKHAIGGIALSWLSSLTWNAPPPPFLGWGRYELEGVGSSCAPDWHSRVSRNVSYILLYFAVCFALPFGIILTSYTKLMWTLHSVGFHTTGLDNAKKTAN, from the exons atgcaCCGCTCGTTTGTTACCCCAAATTCCTCCATCTTCTTGGGCCCGCACGGGGAGCCCCCGGTGTCACACGCAGGCTTCATCCTGCTCTCCGTGGTCATGGCGCTTTTCACCGGGCCGGCCATTGTGCTCAACGCTACAGTGATCATTGTGTCCCTCATGCACAAGCAGCTGAGGCAACCGCTCAACTACGCTCTGGTGAACACGGCTGTGGCAGACCTGGGCACAGCCatgaccgggggg ggggggtttctgtCTGTAGTCAACAACGCCCAGGGGTACTTCTCCCTGGGAAGAACAGGCTGCGTGATGGAGGGCTTTGCAGTGTCCTTGTATG GCATCGCATCTTTGTGCACTGTGGCCCCGATTGCAGTGGAGAGGATGTTCGCCATATGTAAACCTTTGGGGAAAATGACCTTCCAAAAGAAGCATGCAATTGGGGGTATCGCCTTGTCTTGGCTGTCGTCCCTAACatggaacgccccccccccccca tttctgGGCTGGGGCAGGTACGAGCTGGAGGGCGTCGGGTCGTCCTGTGCGCCCGACTGGCACAGCCGAGTATCTCGCAATGTGTCCTACATCCTGCTTTATTTCGCTGTGTGCTTTGCTCTTCCTTTCGGCATCATCTTGACGTCCTACACTAAATTAATGTGGACGTTGCATTCGGTGGGCTTTCACACAACTGGGCTTGATAATGCCAAAAAAACG GCCAATTAA